One genomic window of Bombus fervidus isolate BK054 chromosome 14, iyBomFerv1, whole genome shotgun sequence includes the following:
- the Med1 gene encoding mediator complex subunit 1 isoform X3: MDVANGQKPLSGQPSASGGSGMDKGKEWQMELLMEKLRSKASTFKSLVETAKNLRMAMLDKRFAIDSAEKSQLQKCLDTLQHSIKVTSLQSMVERLESLTRQLGLKFMMSGPPGTELFISSDMFFLEILLEPSGVVKDVKIHHEGKNEQQSCDVLVSCLSRGDFLDFTVQLEGLASIYQLNADKKVKCKAFSALQSLEADLGILAQLQTFIKEPFNLVHKSPVGILERRRGGHAMKLTYFVSPYDLIDQENRTCDALNSEIVIKRKIGHSVTVCMEGSTAHKLPTSSIITVNRSPTGKSTPSYAPLTGTNSSVLPACFVLKLAKKMPMCMELVRRIQKVTELECGDISAPHPLLSLIIQHASEGQQDCRNNRGLYVTLPDQQHCYFMTENKNMEGVLVCSIPFTHPAHVPQILVYLRQQALFNTLIASCVRPMARQDPEHATIFEVSALSWQHISVSLEHPFEETMATAELDLTDISALKCKLYGISITNTEQTSDLTGKVLQKCLSIPLTMRILMKSWESRDSLSTMNNLNSGNGSYNVNLGSGKDQNSQNGSGMPDFTNGETKIKQEPGLNNGNGTMGRQQLSQQQQQQQQQQQQQSFLDAGTENSIGFPSYSGQSDTATTAMLNPLQLGALLGQAKNSMSNPMNERTKKTRKRKTADGIWRSPKRKGDESAEILLESSSSDSTPLGTPTGGRENLNETRTSTPTSATSLTSGLDFSNLDPTDILGTDKSSDYDIDNESEITEVHDLQDVEELIKRDRKSRKREEKKSPIIFEENKSLVPPSVSITPISSSSLGQTTNYNSVLTGMGLERRPGIEIIPIASSPQATLPSSITITPIAGPTQSKSLTDERRERKSSKGKSTEDKGKLEKRRKRKREDSPMGPPPDKIPSKQDPLSKPVSVSIKPTESPPNLSSRPSSPAATLRKFSPSPTHTSPLALVGKSSPTLKQSTNKPVQSPKHSPVYSSSPKHTPVPASVSPKHGTSSPKHGSSASTGKPSMSALKSAANSPSSKTTDSGQSKIKSSSSSSKDSNREKERKTSSLAFGGSSGHQSPKTKSSSGKLKQLELIPSGETQSTLPSSGGSTPPSGNSELGKSAIAQQARNRKGSLSAVIDKLKNAQHCTDDGGNGGTKSATSGSGNSSGQKERNVGSSSNKTTEGKCISKNSSMDTKNPAEYMVKHSSDGMKITINKTRTKDSKSGTNLKLSSSSASVATGTSSSSSTSSTAISGNGSPKTHTGLKPGVSSGPASKKPSSQTSPKLSGSSSSGSGGSSGNKGNLLGQKMLSALKSISGSNSGSGNGAGGISVGSSGSSGLLSKNVMSSKSSSSSPKTASSGVTDLSRNRDKSRLSKSSDKSIFPSKGIGDTRKSSPSGLREESESERAFKLLAAHASMSNLSNLPNLPPQLVVEGLMKQLDTKFQIPKLSARANADSSDKKSEKLSMLPDSGKTLDNLATKQTSEQGKLQTLSNTSSSASKTASEDQSSQGRRDHVQTKPDNLSMTSAASVINLGTDSTSNLLLPSLSSGSSHDLDVPTNLSMQSTENESRDKESPMSRTSTQFLSSSLSSTVVGKDDTSGSVMAVLSKASDSQPNSKSVYPTMMTTGTITSGNGAATTSSGSGTSESLNLSIKPVDVTMTKYKSDEKKQQPSQQSQQQQQSQPPQPQQQQSQQQTSQSQQSQQQQIQTPQVPSSGGSSSSSSLGTTVSSEGSSSTMKPPGTEIPTTTSQEAAEMLLDFSTPKEVAKSLNFTSIPERAMTQAASVRRNTPPPPPPAFPASPSPRLVQGVLKGWLTGCC, encoded by the exons ATGGATGTTGCGAACGGACAAAAGCCCCTCA gtGGGCAACCTTCTGCCTCTGGTGGTTCAGGGATGGATAAGGGAAAAGAGTGGCAGATGGAATTACTTATGGAAAAATTACGTTCCAAAGCTTCCACATTCAAATCTCTAGTGGAAACTGCCAAAAATTTACGAATGGCTATGTTG GATAAAAGGTTTGCAATTGATAGTGCGGAGAAAAGTCAACTACAAAAATGTTTGGATACTTTGCAACATTCCATTAAAGTAACGTCTTTACAATCCATGGTAGAACGTTTGGAGAGTTTAACTAGACAATTAGG CTTAAAGTTCATGATGTCTGGTCCACCAGGCACAGAATTGTTTATCTCCTCTGATATGTTCTTTTTGGAGATTCTTTTGGAGCCATCAGGTGTAGTTAAAGATGTTAAAATTCATCACGAAGGGAAAAACGAACAGCAG AGCTGTGATGTATTGGTGTCTTGTTTGTCAAGAGGAGACTTCCTTGATTTTACAGTACAATTAGAAGGTTTAGCTTCAATATATCAATTAAATGCTGATAAGAAGGTAAAATGTAAAGCATTTAGTGCTTTACAGTCACTGGAGGCTGATCTGGGTATCTTAGCTCAATTGcaaacatttataaaagaacCTTTTAATCTTGTTCATAAAAGCCCAGTTG GAATCCTTGAACGAAGAAGAGGTGGTCACGCTATGAAGCTGACATACTTTGTTTCTCCTTATGATTTAATAGATCAGGAGAATCGTACCTGTGATGCATTGAATTCAGAAATAGTTATCAAGCGGAAGATTGGTCATTCCGTTACTGTTTGTATGGAAGGTTCGACTGCTCACAAGTTGCCTACATCTAGTATCATAACTGTAAATAGAAGTCCTACAGGAAAAAG TACTCCATCATATGCTCCGTTAACTGGTACAAATTCCTCGGTATTACCCGCTTGTTTTGTATTGAAGCTCGCTAAGAAAATGCCGATGTGCATGGAACTAGTGCGTAGGATACAGAAAGTAACAGAATTAGAATGTGGAGACATATCCGCTCCCCATCCATTACTTAGTTTAATTATTCAGCATGCCAGTGAAGGACAACAGGATTGTCGGAATAACAGAGGACTTTATGTT ACTTTACCCGATCAACAGCACTGTTATTTCATGACAGAGAACAAAAATATGGAAGGTGTGTTAGTGTGTAGTATTCCTTTCACTCATCCGGCGCATGTCCCACAAATCTTGGTATACTTGCGTCAACAAGCGCTCTTTAATACGTTAATCGCTAGTTGCGTTAGACCTATGGCTCGGCAAGATCCAGAACATGCAACTATATTCGAAGTAAGCGCTTTATCATGGCAACACATATCGGTAAGTTTGGAGCATCCTTTCGAGGAGACAATGGCAACAGCAGAATTGGATTTGACGGATATCTCTGCGCTCAAGTGCAAATTGTATGGCATAAGTATAACGAACACGGAACAAACGTCAGATCTGACGGGTAAAGTCTTGCAGAAGTGTTTAAGTATACCTCTGACAATGAGAATTCTCATGAAGTCGTGGGAGAGTCGTGACTCTTTAAGCACGATGAACAATCTGAATAGTGGAAATGGAAGCTATAATGTAAATCTCGGTTCCGGAAAAGATCAGAATAGCCAGAATGGTTCCGGGATGCCCGACTTCACTAATGGAGAAACGAAAATCAAACAGGAACCTGGGTTGAATAATGGAAATGGAACAATGGGGAGGCAACAGTTGtcgcaacagcagcagcaacaacagcaacagcaacaacagcagtCTTTTTTAGATGCCGGAACGGAGAATAGTATCGGGTTTCCGTCGTATTCCGGCCAATCCGATACCGCGACTACCGCTATGTTAAATCCATTACAATTGGGAGCGTTACTTGGACAGGCAAAAAACTCTATGTCCAATCCAATGAACGAACGTACAAAAAAAACACGTAAAAGAAAAACCGCGGATGGTATTTGGCGAAGTCCCAAAAGAAAGGGAGACGAGAGTGCTGAAATATTATTGGAAAGTTCTAGTTCAGATTCTACGCCCTTAGGTACACCAACCGGTGGTAGAGAAAATTTAAACGAGACAAGAACATCTACGCCAACATCAGCTACGAGCTTAACCAGTGGTTTGGATTTTTCTAATTTGGATCCAACGGATATTTTAGGAACGGATAAGAGCTCCGATTATGATATTGACAATGAGAGCGAGATAACGGAAGTTCACGATTTGCAAGACGTGGAAGAATTGATCAAgcgcgatcgtaaatcgaggaagagagaggagaaaaagagTCCGATTATTTTTGAAGAGAACAAAAGTCTGGTGCCGCCATCCGTAAGTATAACGCCAATTTCAAGCAGTAGTTTGGGTCAGACTACGAACTATAACTCTGTACTTACGGGGATGGGTTTGGAAAGGAGGCCAGGCATTGAAATAATACCAATAGCATCGTCACCGCAAGCCACTTTACCGAGCTCTATTACTATAACCCCAATAGCTGGGCCGACACAGTCGAAAAGTTTGACGGATGAACGTAGAGAACGAAAAAGTTCCAAGGGCAAGTCGACAGAGGATAAGGGGAAGTTGGAAAAAAGACGTAAGCGTAAGAGAGAAGACAGTCCTATGGGACCGCCGCCGGATAAAATACCATCTAAACAAGATCCTTTGTCGAAACCAGTTTCAGTGAGCATAAAACCGACTGAATCGCCGCCAAATTTGAGTTCACGACCGTCATCACCTGCCGCGACATTACGAAAATTTAGTCCGTCTCCGACGCACACCAGTCCACTTGCTCTCGTAGGTAAGTCCAGTCCTACATTGAAACAGTCAACAAACAAGCCAGTGCAAAGTCCAAAGCACTCTCCAGTCTATAGCAGTAGTCCCAAACATACGCCAGTACCTGCGAGTGTGAGTCCGAAACACGGCACTTCGTCACCAAAGCACGGCAGTTCAGCGAGCACTGGTAAGCCGAGTATGTCTGCGCTGAAATCTGCGGCGAATTCACCATCCAGTAAAACCACTGATTCTGGacaatcaaaaataaaatcttcgtcgtcgtcgagcAAAGACTCCAAtcgagagaaggagagaaaaacaTCGTCTTTAGCCTTCGGTGGATCGAGTGGTCATCAGAGTCCGAAGACGAAGTCTTCCAGTGGTAAGTTAAAACAACTGGAATTAATTCCTAGCGGGGAAACGCAATCTACTTTGCCTAGCAGTGGAGGCAGCACACCACCATCGGGCAATTCTGAACTTGGAAAGTCAGCCATCGCTCAACAAGCGAGAAACAGAAAGGGCTCGTTGAGTGCCGTTATCGATAAGCTGAAGAACGCTCAGCATTGTACGGATGATGGTGGCAACGGTGGGACGAAGTCAGCAACTAGTGGAAGTGGTAATTCAAGCGgtcagaaagaaagaaatgttgGAAGCTCCTCGAATAAGACCACAGAAGGAAAGTGTATTAGTAAAAATTCATCTATGGATACGAAAAATCCTGCAGAGTATATGGTAAAGCATAGTTCCGATGGAATGAAgataacaattaataaaactcGCACGAAAGATTCCAAATCCGGTACGAATCTTAAATTGTCTTCTTCCTCGGCGTCTGTTGCTACTGGAACATCTTCGAGTTCGTCCACGTCGTCAACAGCCATATCGGGTAATGGTTCTCCGAAAACGCACACTGGTCTGAAGCCAGGGGTAAGTTCCGGTCCTGCATCAAAGAAACCATCGTCTCAAACATCCCCAAAGCTATCTGGATCCTCCTCTTCTGGTTCTGGCGGTAGTAGTGGAAACAAAGGAAATCTTCTAGGACAAAAGATGTTGTCTGCCTTGAAGTCTATTTCAGGGTCGAATTCTGGAAGCGGTAACGGAGCTGGAGGAATCAGTGTTGGGAGTAGCGGTAGTAGTGGATTACTTTCTAAAAATGTGATGTCCTCCAAATCTTCTTCGAGTTCTCCGAAAACAGCAAGTTCCGGTGTGACGGATCTCAGTCGAAATCGTGATAAATCCCGATTATCAAAGTCTAGCGACAAAAGTATATTTCCTTCAAAAGGAATCGGGGATACCAGAAAATCAAGTCCGTCAGGATTACGAGAGGAGAGCGAGAGCGAAAGAGCGTTCAAGCTGCTGGCTGCTCACGCTTCCATGTCGAATCTATCGAATTTACCCAATTTACCGCCGCAGTTAGTCGTCGAAGGCCTCATGAAACAGCTGGATACTAAATTTCAAATACCCAAATTGTCCGCTAGAGCTAACGCAGACTCTAGCGACAAGAAATCAGAGAAGTTATCCATGCTTCCCGATAGTGGGAAAACGTTGGACAATCTTGCCACAAAGCAGACGTCGGAACAGGGAAAACTACAAACTTTATCGAACACGTCGAGCAGCGCTTCTAAGACAGCCTCAGAGGATCAATCGAGCCAGGGTAGAAGAGACCATGTACAAACGAAACCTGACAATCTTTCCATGACAAGCGCTGCCTCGGTAATAAATCTCGGTACGGACAGTACCAGTAACCTTCTACTTCCTAGTTTATCTAGTGGAAGCTCACACGATTTGGACGTTCCTACGAATCTCTCGATGCAGTCAACCGAGAACGAATCTCGCGACAAAGAGTCACCGATGAGTAGGACTAGCACGCAATTTCTGAGTAGCAGTTTAAGTTCCACTGTCGTTGGTAAAGACGACACTAGTGGTTCGGTAATGGCCGTTCTATCCAAAGCATCCGATTCACAGCCTAATAGTAAATCCGTCTACCCCACGATGATGACGACAGGCACGATAACTAGCGGAAACGGTGCAGCTACAACGAGTTCCGGTAGCGGAACCTCAGAAAGCTTGAATCTAAGTATCAAGCCAGTGGACGTCACGATGACAAAATACAAATCCGACGAGAAGAAGCAACAACCATCGCAGCAGTctcagcagcagcaacagtcTCAGCCACCTCAGCCGCAACAGCAACAATCTCAACAACAAACGTCACAGTCACAACAATCTCAGCAGCAACAAATACAAACACCGCAAGTTCCGTCTTCCGGAGGAtcttcctcttcgtcttcgttGGGAACAACGGTGTCTTCGGAGGGTTCCTCGAGTACGATGAAGCCTCCTGGCACCGAGATACCCACAACGACGTCTCAAGAAGCTGCTGAAATGCTTCTGGACTTTTCTACGCCGAAGGAGGTAGCTAAGAGTCTGAACTTCACCAGTATCCCCGAGCGGGCCATGACCCAGGCAGCTTCGGTTCGCAGGAACACGCCACCACCTCCACCGCCTGCATTTCCAGCCAGTCCTTCC CCGCGACTGGTACAGGGTGTCCTGAAAGGCTGGCTGACTGGCTGCTGTTGA
- the Med1 gene encoding mediator complex subunit 1 isoform X1 gives MDVANGQKPLSGQPSASGGSGMDKGKEWQMELLMEKLRSKASTFKSLVETAKNLRMAMLDKRFAIDSAEKSQLQKCLDTLQHSIKVTSLQSMVERLESLTRQLGLKFMMSGPPGTELFISSDMFFLEILLEPSGVVKDVKIHHEGKNEQQSCDVLVSCLSRGDFLDFTVQLEGLASIYQLNADKKVKCKAFSALQSLEADLGILAQLQTFIKEPFNLVHKSPVGILERRRGGHAMKLTYFVSPYDLIDQENRTCDALNSEIVIKRKIGHSVTVCMEGSTAHKLPTSSIITVNRSPTGKSTPSYAPLTGTNSSVLPACFVLKLAKKMPMCMELVRRIQKVTELECGDISAPHPLLSLIIQHASEGQQDCRNNRGLYVTLPDQQHCYFMTENKNMEGVLVCSIPFTHPAHVPQILVYLRQQALFNTLIASCVRPMARQDPEHATIFEVSALSWQHISVSLEHPFEETMATAELDLTDISALKCKLYGISITNTEQTSDLTGKVLQKCLSIPLTMRILMKSWESRDSLSTMNNLNSGNGSYNVNLGSGKDQNSQNGSGMPDFTNGETKIKQEPGLNNGNGTMGRQQLSQQQQQQQQQQQQQSFLDAGTENSIGFPSYSGQSDTATTAMLNPLQLGALLGQAKNSMSNPMNERTKKTRKRKTADGIWRSPKRKGDESAEILLESSSSDSTPLGTPTGGRENLNETRTSTPTSATSLTSGLDFSNLDPTDILGTDKSSDYDIDNESEITEVHDLQDVEELIKRDRKSRKREEKKSPIIFEENKSLVPPSVSITPISSSSLGQTTNYNSVLTGMGLERRPGIEIIPIASSPQATLPSSITITPIAGPTQSKSLTDERRERKSSKGKSTEDKGKLEKRRKRKREDSPMGPPPDKIPSKQDPLSKPVSVSIKPTESPPNLSSRPSSPAATLRKFSPSPTHTSPLALVGKSSPTLKQSTNKPVQSPKHSPVYSSSPKHTPVPASVSPKHGTSSPKHGSSASTGKPSMSALKSAANSPSSKTTDSGQSKIKSSSSSSKDSNREKERKTSSLAFGGSSGHQSPKTKSSSGKLKQLELIPSGETQSTLPSSGGSTPPSGNSELGKSAIAQQARNRKGSLSAVIDKLKNAQHCTDDGGNGGTKSATSGSGNSSGQKERNVGSSSNKTTEGKCISKNSSMDTKNPAEYMVKHSSDGMKITINKTRTKDSKSGTNLKLSSSSASVATGTSSSSSTSSTAISGNGSPKTHTGLKPGVSSGPASKKPSSQTSPKLSGSSSSGSGGSSGNKGNLLGQKMLSALKSISGSNSGSGNGAGGISVGSSGSSGLLSKNVMSSKSSSSSPKTASSGVTDLSRNRDKSRLSKSSDKSIFPSKGIGDTRKSSPSGLREESESERAFKLLAAHASMSNLSNLPNLPPQLVVEGLMKQLDTKFQIPKLSARANADSSDKKSEKLSMLPDSGKTLDNLATKQTSEQGKLQTLSNTSSSASKTASEDQSSQGRRDHVQTKPDNLSMTSAASVINLGTDSTSNLLLPSLSSGSSHDLDVPTNLSMQSTENESRDKESPMSRTSTQFLSSSLSSTVVGKDDTSGSVMAVLSKASDSQPNSKSVYPTMMTTGTITSGNGAATTSSGSGTSESLNLSIKPVDVTMTKYKSDEKKQQPSQQSQQQQQSQPPQPQQQQSQQQTSQSQQSQQQQIQTPQVPSSGGSSSSSSLGTTVSSEGSSSTMKPPGTEIPTTTSQEAAEMLLDFSTPKEVAKSLNFTSIPERAMTQAASVRRNTPPPPPPAFPASPSVSVHIVKSPAPSPRVIPPSPHSASPCITDDELMDEALVGMGK, from the exons ATGGATGTTGCGAACGGACAAAAGCCCCTCA gtGGGCAACCTTCTGCCTCTGGTGGTTCAGGGATGGATAAGGGAAAAGAGTGGCAGATGGAATTACTTATGGAAAAATTACGTTCCAAAGCTTCCACATTCAAATCTCTAGTGGAAACTGCCAAAAATTTACGAATGGCTATGTTG GATAAAAGGTTTGCAATTGATAGTGCGGAGAAAAGTCAACTACAAAAATGTTTGGATACTTTGCAACATTCCATTAAAGTAACGTCTTTACAATCCATGGTAGAACGTTTGGAGAGTTTAACTAGACAATTAGG CTTAAAGTTCATGATGTCTGGTCCACCAGGCACAGAATTGTTTATCTCCTCTGATATGTTCTTTTTGGAGATTCTTTTGGAGCCATCAGGTGTAGTTAAAGATGTTAAAATTCATCACGAAGGGAAAAACGAACAGCAG AGCTGTGATGTATTGGTGTCTTGTTTGTCAAGAGGAGACTTCCTTGATTTTACAGTACAATTAGAAGGTTTAGCTTCAATATATCAATTAAATGCTGATAAGAAGGTAAAATGTAAAGCATTTAGTGCTTTACAGTCACTGGAGGCTGATCTGGGTATCTTAGCTCAATTGcaaacatttataaaagaacCTTTTAATCTTGTTCATAAAAGCCCAGTTG GAATCCTTGAACGAAGAAGAGGTGGTCACGCTATGAAGCTGACATACTTTGTTTCTCCTTATGATTTAATAGATCAGGAGAATCGTACCTGTGATGCATTGAATTCAGAAATAGTTATCAAGCGGAAGATTGGTCATTCCGTTACTGTTTGTATGGAAGGTTCGACTGCTCACAAGTTGCCTACATCTAGTATCATAACTGTAAATAGAAGTCCTACAGGAAAAAG TACTCCATCATATGCTCCGTTAACTGGTACAAATTCCTCGGTATTACCCGCTTGTTTTGTATTGAAGCTCGCTAAGAAAATGCCGATGTGCATGGAACTAGTGCGTAGGATACAGAAAGTAACAGAATTAGAATGTGGAGACATATCCGCTCCCCATCCATTACTTAGTTTAATTATTCAGCATGCCAGTGAAGGACAACAGGATTGTCGGAATAACAGAGGACTTTATGTT ACTTTACCCGATCAACAGCACTGTTATTTCATGACAGAGAACAAAAATATGGAAGGTGTGTTAGTGTGTAGTATTCCTTTCACTCATCCGGCGCATGTCCCACAAATCTTGGTATACTTGCGTCAACAAGCGCTCTTTAATACGTTAATCGCTAGTTGCGTTAGACCTATGGCTCGGCAAGATCCAGAACATGCAACTATATTCGAAGTAAGCGCTTTATCATGGCAACACATATCGGTAAGTTTGGAGCATCCTTTCGAGGAGACAATGGCAACAGCAGAATTGGATTTGACGGATATCTCTGCGCTCAAGTGCAAATTGTATGGCATAAGTATAACGAACACGGAACAAACGTCAGATCTGACGGGTAAAGTCTTGCAGAAGTGTTTAAGTATACCTCTGACAATGAGAATTCTCATGAAGTCGTGGGAGAGTCGTGACTCTTTAAGCACGATGAACAATCTGAATAGTGGAAATGGAAGCTATAATGTAAATCTCGGTTCCGGAAAAGATCAGAATAGCCAGAATGGTTCCGGGATGCCCGACTTCACTAATGGAGAAACGAAAATCAAACAGGAACCTGGGTTGAATAATGGAAATGGAACAATGGGGAGGCAACAGTTGtcgcaacagcagcagcaacaacagcaacagcaacaacagcagtCTTTTTTAGATGCCGGAACGGAGAATAGTATCGGGTTTCCGTCGTATTCCGGCCAATCCGATACCGCGACTACCGCTATGTTAAATCCATTACAATTGGGAGCGTTACTTGGACAGGCAAAAAACTCTATGTCCAATCCAATGAACGAACGTACAAAAAAAACACGTAAAAGAAAAACCGCGGATGGTATTTGGCGAAGTCCCAAAAGAAAGGGAGACGAGAGTGCTGAAATATTATTGGAAAGTTCTAGTTCAGATTCTACGCCCTTAGGTACACCAACCGGTGGTAGAGAAAATTTAAACGAGACAAGAACATCTACGCCAACATCAGCTACGAGCTTAACCAGTGGTTTGGATTTTTCTAATTTGGATCCAACGGATATTTTAGGAACGGATAAGAGCTCCGATTATGATATTGACAATGAGAGCGAGATAACGGAAGTTCACGATTTGCAAGACGTGGAAGAATTGATCAAgcgcgatcgtaaatcgaggaagagagaggagaaaaagagTCCGATTATTTTTGAAGAGAACAAAAGTCTGGTGCCGCCATCCGTAAGTATAACGCCAATTTCAAGCAGTAGTTTGGGTCAGACTACGAACTATAACTCTGTACTTACGGGGATGGGTTTGGAAAGGAGGCCAGGCATTGAAATAATACCAATAGCATCGTCACCGCAAGCCACTTTACCGAGCTCTATTACTATAACCCCAATAGCTGGGCCGACACAGTCGAAAAGTTTGACGGATGAACGTAGAGAACGAAAAAGTTCCAAGGGCAAGTCGACAGAGGATAAGGGGAAGTTGGAAAAAAGACGTAAGCGTAAGAGAGAAGACAGTCCTATGGGACCGCCGCCGGATAAAATACCATCTAAACAAGATCCTTTGTCGAAACCAGTTTCAGTGAGCATAAAACCGACTGAATCGCCGCCAAATTTGAGTTCACGACCGTCATCACCTGCCGCGACATTACGAAAATTTAGTCCGTCTCCGACGCACACCAGTCCACTTGCTCTCGTAGGTAAGTCCAGTCCTACATTGAAACAGTCAACAAACAAGCCAGTGCAAAGTCCAAAGCACTCTCCAGTCTATAGCAGTAGTCCCAAACATACGCCAGTACCTGCGAGTGTGAGTCCGAAACACGGCACTTCGTCACCAAAGCACGGCAGTTCAGCGAGCACTGGTAAGCCGAGTATGTCTGCGCTGAAATCTGCGGCGAATTCACCATCCAGTAAAACCACTGATTCTGGacaatcaaaaataaaatcttcgtcgtcgtcgagcAAAGACTCCAAtcgagagaaggagagaaaaacaTCGTCTTTAGCCTTCGGTGGATCGAGTGGTCATCAGAGTCCGAAGACGAAGTCTTCCAGTGGTAAGTTAAAACAACTGGAATTAATTCCTAGCGGGGAAACGCAATCTACTTTGCCTAGCAGTGGAGGCAGCACACCACCATCGGGCAATTCTGAACTTGGAAAGTCAGCCATCGCTCAACAAGCGAGAAACAGAAAGGGCTCGTTGAGTGCCGTTATCGATAAGCTGAAGAACGCTCAGCATTGTACGGATGATGGTGGCAACGGTGGGACGAAGTCAGCAACTAGTGGAAGTGGTAATTCAAGCGgtcagaaagaaagaaatgttgGAAGCTCCTCGAATAAGACCACAGAAGGAAAGTGTATTAGTAAAAATTCATCTATGGATACGAAAAATCCTGCAGAGTATATGGTAAAGCATAGTTCCGATGGAATGAAgataacaattaataaaactcGCACGAAAGATTCCAAATCCGGTACGAATCTTAAATTGTCTTCTTCCTCGGCGTCTGTTGCTACTGGAACATCTTCGAGTTCGTCCACGTCGTCAACAGCCATATCGGGTAATGGTTCTCCGAAAACGCACACTGGTCTGAAGCCAGGGGTAAGTTCCGGTCCTGCATCAAAGAAACCATCGTCTCAAACATCCCCAAAGCTATCTGGATCCTCCTCTTCTGGTTCTGGCGGTAGTAGTGGAAACAAAGGAAATCTTCTAGGACAAAAGATGTTGTCTGCCTTGAAGTCTATTTCAGGGTCGAATTCTGGAAGCGGTAACGGAGCTGGAGGAATCAGTGTTGGGAGTAGCGGTAGTAGTGGATTACTTTCTAAAAATGTGATGTCCTCCAAATCTTCTTCGAGTTCTCCGAAAACAGCAAGTTCCGGTGTGACGGATCTCAGTCGAAATCGTGATAAATCCCGATTATCAAAGTCTAGCGACAAAAGTATATTTCCTTCAAAAGGAATCGGGGATACCAGAAAATCAAGTCCGTCAGGATTACGAGAGGAGAGCGAGAGCGAAAGAGCGTTCAAGCTGCTGGCTGCTCACGCTTCCATGTCGAATCTATCGAATTTACCCAATTTACCGCCGCAGTTAGTCGTCGAAGGCCTCATGAAACAGCTGGATACTAAATTTCAAATACCCAAATTGTCCGCTAGAGCTAACGCAGACTCTAGCGACAAGAAATCAGAGAAGTTATCCATGCTTCCCGATAGTGGGAAAACGTTGGACAATCTTGCCACAAAGCAGACGTCGGAACAGGGAAAACTACAAACTTTATCGAACACGTCGAGCAGCGCTTCTAAGACAGCCTCAGAGGATCAATCGAGCCAGGGTAGAAGAGACCATGTACAAACGAAACCTGACAATCTTTCCATGACAAGCGCTGCCTCGGTAATAAATCTCGGTACGGACAGTACCAGTAACCTTCTACTTCCTAGTTTATCTAGTGGAAGCTCACACGATTTGGACGTTCCTACGAATCTCTCGATGCAGTCAACCGAGAACGAATCTCGCGACAAAGAGTCACCGATGAGTAGGACTAGCACGCAATTTCTGAGTAGCAGTTTAAGTTCCACTGTCGTTGGTAAAGACGACACTAGTGGTTCGGTAATGGCCGTTCTATCCAAAGCATCCGATTCACAGCCTAATAGTAAATCCGTCTACCCCACGATGATGACGACAGGCACGATAACTAGCGGAAACGGTGCAGCTACAACGAGTTCCGGTAGCGGAACCTCAGAAAGCTTGAATCTAAGTATCAAGCCAGTGGACGTCACGATGACAAAATACAAATCCGACGAGAAGAAGCAACAACCATCGCAGCAGTctcagcagcagcaacagtcTCAGCCACCTCAGCCGCAACAGCAACAATCTCAACAACAAACGTCACAGTCACAACAATCTCAGCAGCAACAAATACAAACACCGCAAGTTCCGTCTTCCGGAGGAtcttcctcttcgtcttcgttGGGAACAACGGTGTCTTCGGAGGGTTCCTCGAGTACGATGAAGCCTCCTGGCACCGAGATACCCACAACGACGTCTCAAGAAGCTGCTGAAATGCTTCTGGACTTTTCTACGCCGAAGGAGGTAGCTAAGAGTCTGAACTTCACCAGTATCCCCGAGCGGGCCATGACCCAGGCAGCTTCGGTTCGCAGGAACACGCCACCACCTCCACCGCCTGCATTTCCAGCCAGTCCTTCCGTGAGTGTGCACATCGTGAAAAGTCCTGCACCCTCGCCGAGGGTCATCCCGCCCTCGCCTCACTCCGCTTCGCCGTGCATCACCGATGACGAGCTGATGGACGAGGCGCTGGTGGGAATGGGCAAATGA